A genomic window from Streptomyces sp. NBC_01429 includes:
- a CDS encoding SMI1/KNR4 family protein, producing MNSEYADRGDAFRSELDGLRAAFPPEHSLPPLGWEGVRAFEFEHGIVLPEPYRTLVAEICDGCPEGPADVDGLIPVAALPADWGCDQTQRVLAKPFPLTEAWVWEDDPRPYEEIEPLIDEVSNHGSVVLGTDGSGMYWHLVVTGAHRGRIWNISDVGAAPFGAAFGHRTEGEGFAGWVAHWATTRRPWFDVVV from the coding sequence ATGAACAGCGAATACGCCGACCGCGGCGATGCGTTCAGGAGTGAGCTCGACGGGCTGCGCGCGGCCTTCCCGCCGGAGCACAGCCTGCCACCGCTGGGCTGGGAGGGCGTGCGCGCCTTCGAGTTCGAGCACGGGATCGTGCTGCCCGAGCCCTATCGCACGCTGGTCGCGGAGATATGCGACGGCTGCCCGGAGGGGCCGGCCGATGTCGACGGGCTGATACCCGTGGCGGCGCTGCCCGCCGACTGGGGGTGCGACCAGACGCAGCGCGTGCTGGCGAAGCCCTTTCCGCTCACCGAGGCATGGGTGTGGGAGGACGATCCCCGGCCGTACGAGGAGATAGAGCCGCTCATCGACGAGGTCTCCAACCACGGCAGCGTGGTGCTGGGCACCGACGGCAGCGGCATGTACTGGCACCTGGTCGTCACCGGCGCGCACCGGGGGCGGATCTGGAACATCAGCGATGTGGGCGCGGCGCCCTTCGGGGCCGCGTTCGGGCACCGTACGGAGGGCGAGGGCTTCGCGGGCTGGGTGGCGCACTGGGCGACCACGCGCCGGCCGTGGTTCGACGTGGTGGTCTGA
- a CDS encoding antibiotic biosynthesis monooxygenase, whose protein sequence is MSVQLTTAPDPARSGVGAVTVSTWRVGTPARQRAAAEAVSRVWRGRAWPDAGLLSYSVAIGEDGDTLLNYAQWSGAEVYGRFAAASRDERVAEIDAAVPGIERVGLGRYERYRSLPRTPGDERVAGCVAIIEVEFEGASRGEGREGREGWVEAVLDALATDPAPAPGLISAHFHLGTDGTRALNYAEWESAAAYDDALSAPGDGVGSPTEKWRRVLTYPGMRHNAVSRYTPAISLSAG, encoded by the coding sequence ATGTCCGTTCAGCTCACCACGGCCCCCGATCCGGCCAGATCCGGCGTCGGGGCCGTCACGGTCAGTACCTGGCGCGTGGGTACGCCCGCGCGCCAGCGGGCCGCTGCCGAGGCCGTCTCCCGGGTCTGGCGCGGCCGCGCGTGGCCGGACGCCGGGCTGCTCTCGTACAGCGTGGCGATCGGGGAGGACGGGGACACCCTGCTCAACTACGCGCAGTGGAGCGGCGCTGAGGTGTACGGGAGGTTCGCCGCCGCCTCGCGGGACGAGCGCGTGGCGGAGATCGACGCGGCGGTGCCGGGCATCGAGCGCGTCGGGCTGGGCCGGTACGAGCGGTACCGGAGCCTGCCGAGGACGCCGGGCGACGAGCGGGTGGCGGGGTGCGTCGCGATCATCGAGGTCGAGTTCGAGGGCGCGAGCAGGGGCGAAGGGCGCGAGGGGCGCGAGGGGTGGGTCGAGGCCGTCCTCGATGCGCTCGCCACGGACCCCGCCCCCGCCCCCGGCCTGATCTCGGCGCACTTCCACCTCGGCACGGACGGGACGCGCGCGCTCAACTACGCGGAGTGGGAGAGCGCGGCCGCGTACGACGACGCGCTCTCCGCGCCCGGGGACGGCGTCGGCTCCCCGACCGAGAAGTGGCGGCGGGTGCTCACGTACCCGGGAATGCGGCACAACGCGGTGTCGCGGTACACGCCCGCCATCAGTCTGAGCGCCGGGTAG
- a CDS encoding TerD family protein: MTPGSNIPLSTAHVAVDVAAPVRLDVSGLLLTGDGKVRSDDDFIFYNQPTGPGVSYRSGGGAAPDAIVIDTAAVPAGIEKIVVTASPDEAGQSFQGVEPTATIRDSATGAALATFTPPRLGTETALVIVEIYLRNGAWKARAVGQGYANGLAGIATDFGVSVEEPAPAPAAAPRPPTPSLATPAPPVAPPAPVAAPGSGKINLDKGRVSLRKNETVSLVKAGRPLLSQVKMGLGWEPAYSGGDIDLDASVIAYGPNRDHVDSCYFGKLSILNGAIKHSGDNLTGDGAGDDEVIVVDLGRIPQEATGLVFTVNSFSGQKFTEVAKAYCRLVDAATDEELVRFDLTGAEPQTGVMMAKLIRQFSGEWEMTAMGEFVKSRTVRGMVKPASKSL, from the coding sequence ATGACCCCAGGCTCGAACATCCCCCTCTCCACCGCCCATGTGGCGGTGGACGTCGCCGCACCCGTGCGGCTCGACGTGTCGGGCCTGCTGCTCACCGGTGACGGCAAGGTGCGCTCGGACGACGACTTCATCTTCTACAACCAGCCGACGGGCCCCGGCGTGAGCTACCGCTCCGGCGGGGGCGCCGCGCCCGACGCGATCGTCATCGACACGGCGGCCGTCCCGGCCGGCATCGAGAAGATCGTCGTCACCGCGAGCCCGGACGAGGCGGGCCAGAGCTTCCAGGGCGTCGAGCCCACCGCCACCATCCGCGACTCCGCCACCGGCGCCGCGCTGGCCACCTTCACCCCGCCCCGGCTCGGTACCGAGACCGCCCTGGTGATCGTGGAGATCTATCTGCGCAACGGCGCCTGGAAGGCCCGCGCGGTCGGCCAGGGGTACGCGAACGGACTGGCGGGCATCGCCACCGACTTCGGCGTCTCGGTCGAGGAGCCCGCGCCCGCCCCGGCGGCGGCCCCGCGGCCCCCGACGCCCTCGCTCGCGACGCCCGCCCCGCCGGTCGCCCCGCCCGCCCCGGTGGCCGCGCCCGGCAGCGGCAAGATCAATCTGGACAAGGGCCGCGTCAGTCTCCGGAAGAACGAGACGGTGTCGCTGGTCAAGGCGGGCCGTCCGCTGCTCAGCCAGGTCAAGATGGGCCTCGGCTGGGAGCCCGCGTACAGCGGCGGCGACATCGACCTCGACGCCTCCGTCATCGCCTACGGTCCGAACCGCGACCATGTGGACAGCTGCTACTTCGGCAAGCTCTCCATCCTCAATGGAGCCATCAAGCATTCGGGTGACAACCTCACCGGCGACGGCGCGGGCGACGACGAGGTGATCGTGGTCGACCTCGGCCGGATCCCCCAGGAGGCGACCGGGCTGGTCTTCACGGTCAATTCCTTCTCGGGCCAGAAGTTCACCGAGGTCGCCAAGGCTTACTGCCGGCTGGTCGACGCGGCCACCGACGAGGAGCTGGTGCGCTTCGATCTGACGGGCGCCGAGCCGCAGACCGGCGTGATGATGGCCAAGCTGATCCGTCAGTTCTCCGGCGAGTGGGAGATGACGGCCATGGGCGAGTTCGTCAAGTCCCGCACGGTACGGGGGATGGTGAAGCCCGCCTCGAAGAGTCTGTGA
- a CDS encoding NAD-dependent epimerase/dehydratase family protein: protein MPAPRTVLLTGAAGGLGTLMRGLLPAYGYELRLLDVAPVEGEPDAITADLADREALREAVRGVDAIIHLAGISLEASFDKILRANIEGTYNLYEAARAEGVRRTVFASSNHAVGFTPRPEDGDPLIAVGTPHRPDTFYGLSKSFGEDLSQFYWDKYGQETVSVRIGSCFLEPTSVRMLSIWLSPGDCARLFHAALTAPDVGHSVVYGSSANTRLWWDLTSARALGYEPRDDSEQYAEKLVAEQGELDPARHPDHAYLGGAFVTDPPRWPY, encoded by the coding sequence ATGCCCGCACCCCGCACCGTCCTGCTGACCGGCGCCGCCGGGGGCCTCGGCACCCTGATGCGGGGGCTGTTGCCCGCGTACGGCTATGAGCTGCGGCTCCTCGACGTCGCCCCCGTCGAGGGCGAGCCGGACGCCATCACCGCCGATCTCGCGGACCGCGAGGCGTTGCGCGAGGCCGTGCGGGGGGTCGACGCGATCATCCACCTCGCGGGCATCTCGCTGGAAGCCTCCTTCGACAAGATCCTGCGCGCCAACATCGAAGGCACCTACAACCTGTACGAGGCGGCCCGCGCCGAAGGGGTGCGGCGGACGGTCTTCGCCTCCAGCAACCACGCCGTGGGCTTCACCCCGCGTCCGGAGGACGGCGATCCGCTCATCGCGGTCGGGACCCCGCACCGTCCCGACACGTTCTACGGCCTGTCCAAGAGCTTCGGCGAGGACCTGTCCCAGTTCTACTGGGACAAGTACGGCCAGGAGACCGTCTCCGTACGCATCGGCTCCTGCTTCCTGGAGCCCACCTCGGTCCGCATGCTCTCCATCTGGCTGAGCCCCGGGGACTGCGCCCGGCTCTTCCACGCCGCGCTCACGGCGCCGGACGTCGGCCACAGCGTCGTGTACGGCTCGTCGGCCAACACCCGGCTCTGGTGGGACCTGACGAGCGCGCGGGCGCTGGGGTACGAGCCCCGGGACGACTCGGAGCAGTACGCGGAGAAGCTCGTCGCCGAACAGGGCGAGCTGGACCCGGCCCGCCACCCGGACCACGCCTACCTGGGCGGCGCGTTCGTCACGGACCCGCCGCGGTGGCCGTACTGA
- a CDS encoding 5-dehydro-4-deoxyglucarate dehydratase codes for MTSAPLAARLTRVAGPLFFPVTAYGPDGGPDLATYREHVRRGVEAGAAAVFACCGTGEFHALSPEEFRDCVAAAVEETAGRIPVVAGAGYGTALAIQYARAAEEAGADGLLAMPPYLVVADQRGLLRHYTALAAATSLETIVYQRDNAVLTPETVVALAGVESIAGLKDGHGDLELTQRIVSAVRTERPGRDFLFFNGLPTAELTALAYRGLGITLYSSAVFCFVPEIALAFHRALTTGDDTTVNRLLDGFYRPLVELRSKGKGYAVSLVKAGVRMGGLDVGEVRPPLSEPDPAHIGELAGIVERGRALLARLPQGDGRDPASDPRASTAHDKETGA; via the coding sequence GTGACCTCAGCCCCGCTCGCCGCCCGGCTCACCCGGGTGGCCGGGCCGCTGTTCTTCCCCGTCACCGCGTACGGTCCGGACGGCGGCCCGGACCTCGCCACCTACCGCGAGCACGTCCGGCGCGGTGTCGAGGCGGGGGCCGCCGCCGTCTTCGCGTGCTGCGGCACCGGCGAGTTCCACGCCCTGAGCCCCGAGGAGTTCCGCGACTGCGTCGCCGCGGCCGTCGAGGAGACCGCGGGCCGGATCCCCGTCGTCGCGGGCGCGGGCTACGGCACGGCGCTCGCGATCCAGTACGCGCGGGCCGCCGAGGAGGCCGGCGCGGACGGGCTGCTCGCCATGCCGCCGTACCTCGTCGTCGCCGACCAGCGGGGGCTGCTGCGCCACTACACCGCGCTGGCCGCCGCCACCTCCCTGGAGACCATCGTCTACCAGCGCGACAACGCGGTCCTCACCCCCGAGACCGTCGTCGCGCTCGCCGGGGTCGAGTCCATCGCCGGTCTCAAGGACGGCCACGGCGACCTGGAGCTGACGCAGCGCATCGTCAGCGCCGTACGCACCGAACGGCCCGGCCGGGACTTCCTGTTCTTCAACGGGCTGCCCACGGCCGAACTCACCGCTCTCGCCTACCGGGGACTCGGCATCACCCTCTACTCCTCCGCCGTCTTCTGCTTCGTCCCCGAGATCGCCCTCGCCTTCCACCGGGCCCTGACCACCGGCGACGACACCACCGTCAACCGGCTGCTGGACGGCTTCTACCGCCCGCTGGTCGAACTGCGGTCCAAGGGAAAGGGATACGCCGTCTCGCTCGTCAAGGCGGGCGTCAGAATGGGCGGACTGGACGTCGGCGAGGTACGGCCGCCCCTGAGCGAGCCGGACCCGGCGCACATCGGCGAACTCGCCGGGATCGTCGAGCGGGGCCGTGCCCTGCTCGCGCGGCTGCCCCAGGGCGACGGACGGGACCCCGCGAGCGATCCGCGAGCATCCACTGCCCACGACAAGGAGACCGGCGCGTGA
- a CDS encoding MFS transporter, which produces MRATARGGGVLRDREARLYLSGVVVSGFGTSAMWLAAGVWTKSLTGSDSLAALTVFAMWAPVLAGPLLGAVADRVRRRPLLIGCHLAMAVALCALLAVDAADRIWIVFCVLFLYGVSGVVQDAAEAALVAAAVAPRLRGDFNGLRLTANEGMKLLAPLAGAGLYARFGGSTVALLDTVTFVLAAGCFALMRVREERPAPPPRGSRLAGTAESVRRLWESRTLRPLVGAAAATMLLAGLNGAAVYAVVDQGLGRAPTYVGVLYAVQGAGSVLTGLLAGPLLRRLPERVFGAAGIALFAVSVAARALPYDAVVLAGAAGVGAGLPCVLIAALTAVQREIPGAVLGRTAATAHTVMYVPNALALALGAGLLTVVPPAVLLPVAGAAGLLTACALAGRGGLPRLRPRTRQRSRSGSAEA; this is translated from the coding sequence GTGCGTGCGACGGCACGGGGTGGCGGGGTCCTGCGGGACCGCGAGGCGCGGCTGTATCTGTCCGGGGTGGTCGTCTCGGGTTTCGGCACGTCGGCGATGTGGCTGGCGGCGGGCGTCTGGACCAAGTCCCTGACCGGCTCGGACAGTCTGGCCGCGCTCACCGTCTTCGCGATGTGGGCGCCGGTGCTGGCGGGCCCGCTGCTGGGGGCGGTCGCCGACCGGGTGCGCAGACGGCCGCTGCTGATCGGCTGCCATCTCGCGATGGCGGTCGCGCTGTGCGCGCTGCTCGCCGTCGACGCGGCGGACCGGATCTGGATCGTCTTCTGCGTGCTGTTCCTGTACGGCGTGAGCGGGGTCGTCCAGGACGCGGCGGAGGCGGCCCTCGTCGCCGCGGCGGTCGCTCCCCGGCTGCGCGGCGACTTCAACGGGCTGCGGCTCACCGCCAACGAGGGCATGAAGCTCCTCGCCCCGCTCGCGGGCGCCGGGCTGTACGCCCGCTTCGGCGGCTCCACCGTCGCCCTCCTCGACACCGTGACCTTCGTGCTCGCCGCCGGATGCTTCGCGCTGATGCGCGTACGGGAGGAGCGGCCGGCGCCGCCGCCCCGGGGTAGCCGGCTCGCCGGTACGGCCGAGTCGGTCCGCAGGCTGTGGGAATCACGGACGCTGCGTCCGCTCGTCGGCGCGGCGGCGGCCACCATGCTGCTCGCCGGGCTCAACGGCGCGGCGGTCTACGCGGTGGTGGACCAGGGGCTCGGCCGCGCCCCCACGTACGTGGGGGTGTTGTACGCCGTCCAGGGCGCGGGGTCCGTGCTCACCGGACTGCTGGCGGGCCCGCTGCTGCGCCGGCTGCCGGAGCGGGTGTTCGGCGCGGCCGGGATCGCGCTGTTCGCGGTATCGGTGGCGGCGCGGGCGCTGCCGTACGACGCGGTGGTGCTGGCGGGTGCCGCCGGGGTGGGCGCCGGACTGCCGTGTGTGCTGATCGCCGCGCTGACGGCGGTGCAGCGGGAGATACCGGGCGCGGTGCTCGGCCGGACGGCCGCGACCGCCCACACGGTGATGTACGTACCCAACGCCCTCGCGCTGGCGCTGGGCGCGGGGCTGCTGACGGTCGTGCCGCCGGCCGTGCTGCTGCCGGTGGCCGGGGCGGCCGGGCTGCTGACGGCGTGCGCGCTGGCGGGCCGCGGCGGCCTGCCCCGGCTCCGGCCGCGCACGCGACAGCGGTCCAGGTCCGGGTCAGCCGAGGCGTGA
- a CDS encoding hydantoinase B/oxoprolinase family protein codes for MKLDPVTLEIIGNKLGALTEEMCLTLQRTSRSLYVKETADFCCALAGPDGRFTAYPRGIGVSGFVGLDVRTAVEHVGPLEPGDVIITNDPYTSGGLATHLPDIQLIEPYFHEGEIAGYGWAFIHCSDIGGRVPSSLAPTNHEIYQEGLRIPPVKLVRAGEPSRDIAALLAANSRTPEANDGDLRAMLAALRTGRERLARVIERHGAAEVAAAHTDLVEYTAQKARAALAGLRDGTYRFTDYLDDDAVSPVPVRISVAATLDRGALHLDFTGTDPQVAAAFNIASHGRAHAWITTRVLALICTLDPAIPLNGGLIRPVTVTAPEGSVVNASAPAAVGIRHATASRVNDALGGALGLAAPEVMPAASSGLVVPVVVAENAPGGGQNVQVLEPMVGGTGAREGADGVDGRDSGISNLANNPVETVETEIGAEIVRYALRPDSGGPGRWRGGCGLELVFRILGDDCRLLARGLERMRFRPWGAAGGGPGVPAELVVNEGRDDERRHGKIDMVALRKGDTVTLRTSGAGGYGDAWTRDPAAVLDDVRRALVTERAAARDYGVAITTGADGRPALDAPATAELRRTPPNAPHGAGPERAAWDAVHSTEAADRLVAALFALPAAGRYARRAAIHTAVLNELPEGFPSTARTAPASETQLTAARAVLDRLTAELEAESTV; via the coding sequence ATGAAGCTCGACCCGGTCACCCTGGAGATCATCGGCAACAAGCTCGGCGCGCTGACCGAGGAGATGTGCCTCACCCTCCAGCGCACCAGCCGCTCCCTGTACGTCAAGGAGACCGCCGACTTCTGCTGCGCGCTCGCCGGGCCCGACGGCCGCTTCACCGCGTACCCGCGCGGCATCGGCGTCTCCGGCTTCGTCGGTCTCGACGTGCGCACGGCGGTCGAGCACGTGGGGCCGCTGGAGCCGGGCGACGTCATCATCACCAACGACCCGTACACCTCGGGCGGTCTGGCCACCCATCTGCCGGACATCCAGCTCATCGAGCCGTACTTCCACGAGGGCGAGATCGCGGGCTACGGCTGGGCGTTCATCCACTGCTCCGACATCGGCGGCCGGGTGCCCAGCAGCCTCGCGCCGACCAACCACGAGATCTACCAGGAGGGCCTGCGGATACCGCCGGTCAAGCTGGTACGGGCCGGTGAGCCCAGCCGTGACATCGCCGCCCTGCTCGCCGCGAACAGCCGTACCCCCGAAGCCAACGACGGCGATCTGCGCGCCATGCTCGCCGCGCTGCGCACCGGCCGTGAGCGGCTCGCCCGGGTGATCGAGCGGCACGGCGCGGCCGAGGTCGCCGCCGCCCACACGGACCTGGTGGAGTACACGGCGCAGAAGGCGCGGGCGGCGCTCGCCGGGCTGCGCGACGGCACCTACCGGTTCACCGACTATCTGGACGACGACGCCGTCTCCCCCGTACCGGTCCGTATCTCCGTCGCCGCCACCCTCGACCGGGGCGCGCTGCACCTCGACTTCACCGGCACCGACCCGCAGGTCGCCGCGGCCTTCAACATCGCCAGCCACGGGCGGGCGCACGCCTGGATCACCACCCGGGTCCTCGCGCTGATCTGCACCCTCGACCCGGCGATCCCGCTCAACGGCGGGCTGATCCGGCCCGTGACCGTCACCGCGCCGGAGGGCTCGGTCGTCAACGCCTCGGCGCCCGCCGCCGTCGGTATCCGGCACGCCACCGCCTCCCGGGTCAACGACGCGCTCGGCGGGGCGCTCGGCCTGGCCGCGCCCGAGGTGATGCCCGCGGCGAGCAGCGGCCTCGTCGTGCCCGTCGTCGTCGCCGAGAACGCGCCGGGCGGCGGGCAGAACGTCCAGGTCCTGGAGCCCATGGTCGGCGGCACCGGCGCGCGGGAGGGCGCGGACGGTGTGGACGGACGCGACAGCGGCATCTCCAACCTGGCCAACAACCCGGTGGAGACCGTCGAGACGGAGATCGGCGCGGAGATCGTCCGCTACGCGCTGCGCCCCGACTCCGGCGGCCCGGGACGCTGGCGCGGCGGCTGCGGTCTCGAACTCGTCTTCCGGATCCTCGGCGACGACTGCCGGCTGCTCGCCCGGGGCCTGGAGCGGATGCGCTTCCGTCCGTGGGGCGCGGCGGGCGGTGGCCCCGGAGTACCGGCCGAACTCGTCGTCAACGAGGGCCGGGACGACGAGCGGCGCCACGGGAAGATCGACATGGTGGCGCTGCGCAAGGGCGACACGGTCACCCTGCGCACCTCGGGCGCGGGCGGCTACGGCGACGCGTGGACCCGCGACCCGGCGGCGGTGCTGGACGACGTACGGCGCGCTCTGGTCACCGAGCGGGCCGCCGCGCGCGACTACGGCGTGGCGATCACCACCGGCGCCGACGGCCGCCCGGCGCTCGACGCACCGGCCACCGCCGAGCTGCGCCGCACCCCGCCGAACGCCCCGCACGGCGCGGGACCCGAGCGGGCCGCCTGGGACGCGGTGCACTCGACGGAGGCCGCCGACCGGCTGGTCGCGGCGCTCTTCGCGCTGCCGGCGGCGGGCCGCTACGCGCGCCGGGCCGCGATCCACACGGCGGTGCTCAACGAGCTGCCCGAGGGCTTCCCCTCGACGGCGCGGACCGCCCCGGCCTCCGAGACGCAGCTGACGGCGGCGCGCGCGGTGCTGGACCGGCTCACGGCGGAACTGGAAGCGGAGAGCACTGTCTAG
- a CDS encoding hydantoinase/oxoprolinase family protein, with the protein MTADPTAATPRARVGIDVGGTFTDFVLALPGDPRGLLHHKEPSTPDDPARAVADGIAAVLGRAGLDAADLASITHGTTIGLNAIIQRRGARIALVVTEGYRDILEIGRSRMPSSFDLHAAKEEPLVPRDRIVEIPARLGPDGRAVRTPSDAELARVAEELAATGAEAAAVLVLHGHTDPAFESEVTRRLGALLPEMPLTSSAAIWPEVREFERALVTCLNVYIQPLMRRYFDRLETLLDGLGVTAPVYIAASNGGSLSLRSAVERPIETVLSGPAAGVTAATRLGRAAGISRLVTFDMGGTSSDIAVAVDGEPEFATHTTIGGLPLILPVVAVSAIGAGGGSVVRADEHGVLKVGPESAGAAPGPVAYGRGGTRPTVTDCYLHTGVIDPATFLGGRMTLDAPAAARALGEVAEGLGFGSGSDDGGTGTGTGADRAADGALRVATAGMAVELQKTLAGRGLDPAEFTLVPFGGAGPTHAAVLAEEVGIREIVVPPTAATFCALGAVGADLRRDFARSLRRELDGASVAALDAVLAGLEEQARDWLAGQGPAAGAAELTLAADMSYRGQAYELRVPLPAPLTQDALREAFHTEHERLYGFRDTDAAISLGTARLAISSAGPEIVPAAVPVTARTEPPVPTGHRTVLLAGDRVTAEVHRRDALRPGQTLTGPAVVEQDDTTVLVPPEWTAGVDPLGNLRLTRS; encoded by the coding sequence ATGACCGCTGACCCCACCGCCGCGACCCCGCGCGCCCGTGTCGGGATCGACGTGGGCGGTACGTTCACGGACTTCGTCCTCGCGCTGCCCGGTGATCCGCGCGGGCTGCTGCACCACAAGGAGCCCAGCACCCCCGACGACCCGGCCCGCGCGGTCGCCGACGGCATCGCCGCCGTGCTCGGCCGGGCGGGACTGGACGCCGCCGACCTGGCGTCGATCACGCACGGCACCACCATCGGGCTGAACGCGATCATCCAGCGGCGCGGCGCCCGGATCGCCCTCGTCGTCACCGAGGGGTACCGGGACATCCTGGAGATCGGCCGCAGCCGGATGCCGTCCTCCTTCGATCTGCACGCCGCCAAGGAGGAGCCGCTCGTCCCCCGGGACCGGATCGTGGAGATCCCCGCGCGGCTCGGACCCGACGGGCGCGCGGTCCGTACGCCCAGCGACGCCGAACTGGCGCGCGTCGCCGAGGAGCTGGCCGCCACCGGGGCCGAGGCGGCCGCCGTACTCGTCCTGCACGGACACACCGACCCGGCGTTCGAGTCGGAGGTGACACGGCGGCTCGGCGCGCTGCTTCCGGAGATGCCGCTGACGTCGTCGGCCGCGATCTGGCCGGAGGTGCGCGAGTTCGAGCGCGCGCTCGTCACCTGTCTCAACGTCTACATCCAGCCGTTGATGCGCCGCTACTTCGACCGGCTCGAAACCCTGCTGGACGGGCTCGGGGTGACGGCTCCCGTCTATATCGCCGCCTCCAATGGAGGTTCGCTCAGCCTGCGTTCGGCGGTCGAGCGGCCCATCGAGACCGTGCTGTCGGGTCCGGCGGCGGGGGTCACGGCCGCCACCCGTCTCGGCCGGGCGGCCGGGATCTCCCGGCTCGTCACCTTCGACATGGGCGGCACCAGCAGCGACATCGCGGTGGCCGTCGACGGCGAGCCGGAGTTCGCCACCCACACCACCATCGGCGGACTGCCGCTGATCCTGCCCGTGGTCGCGGTGAGCGCCATCGGCGCGGGCGGCGGCTCGGTGGTACGGGCGGACGAGCACGGCGTCCTCAAGGTCGGCCCCGAGAGCGCGGGAGCGGCCCCGGGGCCCGTCGCGTACGGCCGGGGCGGCACCCGCCCGACCGTCACCGACTGCTATCTGCACACCGGGGTCATCGACCCGGCGACCTTCCTCGGCGGCCGGATGACCCTGGACGCGCCCGCCGCCGCCCGCGCGCTGGGCGAGGTGGCCGAGGGACTCGGCTTCGGCTCCGGCTCCGACGACGGCGGTACGGGTACGGGTACGGGAGCGGACCGCGCGGCCGACGGCGCGCTGCGCGTCGCCACCGCCGGGATGGCCGTGGAACTCCAGAAGACGCTGGCCGGACGCGGCCTGGACCCGGCCGAGTTCACCCTCGTACCGTTCGGCGGCGCGGGCCCCACCCACGCCGCCGTGCTGGCGGAGGAGGTCGGGATCCGCGAGATCGTCGTCCCGCCGACCGCCGCCACCTTCTGCGCGCTCGGCGCGGTCGGCGCCGACCTGCGCCGGGACTTCGCGCGCAGCCTGCGCCGCGAGCTGGACGGCGCCTCGGTCGCCGCCCTGGACGCCGTCCTGGCCGGTCTTGAGGAACAGGCGCGCGACTGGCTCGCCGGGCAGGGGCCTGCGGCCGGAGCGGCCGAACTGACCCTGGCCGCCGACATGAGCTACCGGGGACAGGCGTACGAGCTGCGGGTGCCGCTGCCCGCGCCGCTCACCCAGGACGCGCTGCGCGAGGCGTTCCACACCGAGCACGAGCGGCTGTACGGCTTCCGCGACACCGACGCCGCCATCAGCCTCGGCACCGCGCGCCTCGCCATCAGTTCGGCGGGGCCCGAGATCGTACCGGCGGCGGTGCCCGTCACCGCGCGCACGGAGCCGCCCGTCCCGACCGGGCACCGTACGGTCCTGCTCGCCGGGGACCGGGTCACCGCCGAGGTGCACCGGCGCGACGCGCTGCGCCCCGGGCAGACCCTGACGGGACCGGCCGTGGTCGAGCAGGACGACACCACCGTGCTGGTGCCGCCGGAGTGGACGGCCGGGGTGGACCCGCTCGGCAACCTCCGCCTCACCCGGTCCTGA
- a CDS encoding ABC transporter permease yields the protein MADTSRAPRALRRAGRIAAGLPAAAVFVFLLAPLVVLALSSLNSTSSLSFPPSGLSLRWYGEVLSSPDWLVSFRLSGMLVLLVVLTTVTIGTLAAYGLVRGDFPGRGVLSGLALAPLMVPEIIIALGLLYYFQGLGLVNTLPGLWLAHSLVALPFVIRTVMVSAQALDPTLERAAATLGAGRARTFLTVTLPLLRPGILAGAVFAAVTSLGEVAVSALVSGSNTTTVPVRIFSAVQFQLDPSVAAVSTLLMLASVVVLVAVDRFTNFSEVL from the coding sequence ATGGCTGACACCTCGCGTGCCCCGCGCGCTCTGCGCCGTGCCGGGCGGATCGCCGCCGGGCTGCCCGCCGCCGCCGTCTTCGTCTTCCTGCTGGCGCCGCTCGTGGTGCTGGCGCTCAGCTCGCTGAACTCCACGAGTTCGCTGAGCTTCCCGCCGAGCGGTCTGTCCCTGCGCTGGTACGGCGAGGTGCTCTCGTCCCCCGACTGGCTGGTCTCGTTCCGGCTCAGCGGCATGCTGGTGCTGCTGGTGGTGCTCACCACCGTCACCATCGGCACCCTCGCCGCCTACGGGCTGGTGCGCGGTGACTTCCCCGGGCGCGGGGTGCTCTCCGGGCTCGCGCTGGCACCGCTGATGGTTCCCGAGATCATCATCGCGCTGGGGCTGCTCTACTACTTCCAGGGCCTCGGCCTGGTCAACACCCTTCCCGGGCTGTGGCTGGCGCACTCCCTGGTGGCGCTGCCCTTCGTGATCCGTACGGTGATGGTCAGCGCGCAGGCCCTCGACCCGACCCTGGAGCGGGCCGCGGCCACCCTCGGCGCCGGCCGGGCCCGAACGTTCCTCACCGTCACCCTGCCGCTGCTGCGGCCCGGCATCCTCGCGGGCGCGGTCTTCGCCGCCGTCACCTCGCTGGGCGAGGTCGCGGTCTCCGCGCTGGTGTCCGGGTCGAACACCACCACCGTGCCGGTACGGATCTTCTCCGCCGTGCAGTTCCAGCTCGACCCGTCCGTGGCCGCCGTCTCCACGCTGCTGATGCTCGCCAGCGTGGTGGTCCTGGTGGCGGTCGACCGGTTCACCAACTTCTCCGAGGTGCTCTGA